The Raphanus sativus cultivar WK10039 chromosome 2, ASM80110v3, whole genome shotgun sequence DNA segment TTACAACGTTTTGTTTTGTCCTTTCGATTGTCTATACGAAAATTTGAGACAGCAAGTTTAGTTAAAGGTGAGCTAAATATCTGAATGCTTTTAAAGGATGTAGCGAAGAGGAACTTCCATTAACTAACCTCGTCAAGTAAACTGCAGAGTTTCTTCACTTTGGCCTCTGTTAGTGCAATCTGTTTAGCACTGTCGCCCTCCTGCGTTGCTTTGGCGTCTCCGTTTTGTTTCCCATTGGGCGGAGGTTTGGCAAAATGTTTCCTATCCAGCTTCTCCAAAGGCGTATCCTGAAGAGAAATTGTATCGAACAAAGGCATAAGACAACCTCAAGGTAGTAGTAACTAAGCTTCAAAATCCAAAACCCCCGTACACACAACAGAGCTATTAATAGGTACAACATACAACTCTCATAAGACAGAAACTGAAATCAAAATGCGTTTCTAGGAGACCTCAGCAAGTAAACGAACCTTTGTGAGGAAAAGTCTCTCAGCACGCTGCTGCGGAGTACCACCAACTTTCAGCCCCAGCGCCCCCAGCGCCTGAATGACATAAAAGACATATAATTAGAGGAACAATGCTTCAGGGTGTTCATATAAACATGAAGCATGGTCATTACCTCCTTAAGCTTTTCAGGTCCCACTTCTATCAACTCCTCGGCTGTGGTGTAGTAATCAAGATCTATGACAGAATGCTGAGACGGAATTTCGTTTTCCTGGCCATGGTTCTCCCAGCCTACAACTTTTCCATCTGCAAATTGCTCTTCAAAATCAGTCTCCACCTGCAAGAAACCAACATATTAAATGCAAGACAAACTCTATGCACAACATATCAAAGCACCCATAAGATTCTATACGGCAACGAGAAGAACACATAAAAGAAAGAGAGGAGGTTAAACCTTAGAAAGCATTTTGTCAAGGTCTTGCAACGGCTCCGTTCGCTGGAAAAAGTTGACCAAGTACTCTAGCAGAGCTTCCATATACTTCTTGTACTGCCTAAAAAGGGCATATTTGTAAGAAAACAAGGAAAGCCATTCAGATACAGTTAGAAAAAATATGGAGAGGCTTTCTGTGTAGAAGAAAATTCAATGAAATGTTCACCTTGAAAACTTCAGTTTACGCGATATTTTCTCTGGTTGAGAGAAGACATCAAGGTAAACAGAATATTCAACCTTTTCCCCAAATTTAGAGTTAATGTACTGGTTATACAGATCATGCAAGTCCAAGTACCGACCAGCGCCTTCCTGCACAAGGCACAATTGTAAGAATTTCTATAAAGTAAAACTCTTTTGAGATGTTTCAACGGAATGTTctcaaaaatgaaaatctgtGCCGACAACAATAATAAATCAAACAGAAACTCACCTCTCCACTGAACGAAATAACTGGTTCCACCTTCAGAAGTGCTTCATAGTCAGCACTGGCATCAACGAGAGGTCCAGAAGGGTACTTTTTATGGTACTCACGTATCTGTAAGTTTGTAAAAGAAGTTAATTTATTGCATATCTGATAGAATATATACTTAGGGATTCAGTTGATAAACATTCCATTCAAGAAGAAACATCAAAACTAGAATTTTTTAATCTCATTCAGGGTCTGCACCCTACTTAGATATAAACCCCTATCTGTGTAGAAAAGATCACACTTTGAAAAGAATGGTAACTAACCAAAATAGTTagtgaaataaaagtaacaCACTTTCACTGAGTTTCTGTACAAGATCTTAATTATCCATCAGCAGTGAGGTTTAAAGTAACCAgtgaaattataaaacatagATCAACAGTTAGCTAAATCTCTCATTCTCGATTGAGCAATACTCTTGTAAAGTCAGCTACTACTCTATCAATGAGAAATGAAGAATAGAAAGGGGAAAACCTCTTTCAGACGATCATAAAAGGCACTATAAACATTGATCCCAGTTGCAGTGTGGCCACCAAGAGCTGCAATCTCATCTTCCCTAGCCCCATCCTTATCTTCATAGGTCTCAACCTAAACATAGCCAAACAAAGAATCAATGTTAGCATTAATTAATCCTTCTCAATTTCAACAGAACATTTCAGAGAGATCCAAAACATAAAGCGGATAAGCTTAAAAGAGAGTGGAAGGAGGAGGAGCATAAACTTACAAGCTTCTCGGTGGTGCGCATGATAGAGTGGATGGTGTTGCGGACACGGTGGCCTTGTACCAATCTGTCCTTGCTCGACGACGGCTCGGTCTGTAGATCTTGCACAACGAGTCGCTCCAGTCTTTCAATCTCCTCGTGATTGGAGCGTGTTTGCTCGAGGAGAGTCGACGACATCTTCTCAGTACAGTACTCTAAGCtcgaccttcttcttcttcttcttcttcttcttcctgagACTTGAATCGAACCGTGAAACCCTAAAATCCCAGTTCGAGTGTAGACAAACCTGCTGCAAAACCAAAGAAATGTGTTTGTCTCTTGGGCTTTTTCAGATGGTTTCTGATTTTGGTATCTGTTATTTTATGGGCCTTCTGTTATATCGTTCGAAGTATGGGCCGTTATAGGCCCAAATACTCCACATGCTTCTTCGCGTTGTTAagttctcttctcttctctcgcGGCATCATTTCAATGGCGGCGCTCGCAAGGATCGGTGGCCGGTACCTGAAATCCGTCGGCGTAATTAACGCTTCCCCCTCATGTTTCCTTGCTCAACGCCGTGGAGTTGCTACTAAACTCTTTGTTGGCGGTACACTCTGGCCTTTTAATTAGCAAAAACCAAATATCTGGAGAATTGATTCGTAGCTACTAATAGCTAAGACTTTTAGAGGGGACGCATATTGTAAGATGGTTACTCTGTGATCTGTTCTTCGAACTCATATGCAAATCTAACGTTACTTGTTTTACTGTCTTTTTGTACTCACGTTCTGGTTTTGATTACTGCACCTATTGATTGACTTTCTTCATGAACATTTTTGAATTGACTACACCCATTCCAAGTAACATAATccgtgtttttttttggtggtaTATAGAGATTAGTATCtctctaataaaataataatgctTAGTTCACAAACCaatcctgttttttttttccctccaGGATTATCGTTTTACACTACCGAGCAGGGATTGTCAGAGGCATTTTCTCAATGTGGCCAAGTTGTTGAAGGTACACACTTTACATCATTGTGATGAATAGATTACATTCTCAATGTGGCCAAGTTGTTGATGTATCTGAGAGAGTTTCTTTCGCAGCTCAAATAGTCATGGATAGAGTCTCTGATAGATCCAAAGGTTTCGGTTTTGTGACATTTGCTTCTGATGACGATGCTCGCAAGGCTTTGATGGAGTTTAATGGACAGgtatattattttcttgttgTCTCTGATGCTTTTCACTTTGTTTAACTCTCGGTAACAAAACATTTGTTTTCAGCAATTAAACGGTCGTGTAATATTTGTGGACTACGCTAAGGCCAAGCAAGGTTTTagtggcggtggtggtggtggcttACCAATAGCTAGAGGACCGCCTAGGCCAGGGGAAGTAGCTGCCACAACACCTGAAACATTGAACATGGACTAACCGAATCGAAGACAGTGTTATACTGCATCTGCTATATCTCTTTGGTATGAAATGAAAACACTTTTACAAGTGTTCTTTGTAAGAGACATGAGCAGCTCATGTTTCATTTTATGATCACTGTATCTTTTGTTAAAGCAGAAGTAGTTATCACAACAAACCTCTCAACTCTTCCATGACTCCTTGCTTATATAAATCTTAGTCCTAGAATGTGTATATATCGCTTTTCTCACTACGATAATGATCAGTAATGTTTCGAGACTGATATGATCTGTTTCAGCTTCACAACTTCTATACTGATGTATTGATGGTTGCTTTGTACAAAATCATGTTTATATGAATCTCTCCATCTttacatttacaaatatcatTGGCAGTAtatctgagttttttttttgtcagcgtATGTCTGTCTGAGTTAATGAACTAATCTAACGATACGTGCCAGGCTTGGTAATGCTTCTCTTTGTACTTGCCTTTTGctcttttgaatttcttttccCCCATCTCTTCGATCCTAAAGGTTGAACCTGTTAAGACAGCTCGAGAAGGTCAACCAAATGCAAATTGAAACAGAATCAATGACTAGATCAAGATGCAGAATCAGTTTTGTACCTCACTTTGCTCTATAATTCATTGACAAGAGTTGCGCATAGAGAATCTCATTCCATGTGTCAGGTACGCCTGGTAAGCACCAGTGGCTGCAGTCTTGTGGAGCATCAACAGGAGTGCCACCCTCTCGGTACCGAGAAGGATGACCATCTTTCCTAAACTCTGTCAGATATGTAATATTGAGAAACTTAACCTTACTGTGTCGATGATATCTCATATCTTCAATCACTTCATAGATATATCTGTTGTGAGCCGCATCAGGTTCCATTCTCCTTTTATCACTCTCAGGACCAGTCTCTGCATCACACAGACCACCCAGATTCCATGTCCCGTTTCTGTAATGCACTGGAGAGTAGCTTCTGAAGAAGACATAAGTCTTGTCGGGATCAAGTTTCTCTAAAACCCATGACTTCCACGTCTTTAAAGACTTCCCAAACGCCTCCATCGCTCCCATTGTCTTGTTCACTTTCCTTCCCTCTTCAAAGTATGACCCTCTGCACAGTAAACAGAACCACATTTTTAAGGAAGAGAAATGACATAATCTTAGAAGCTGAGAGATCTTTCTCTTACGCTAACACGGTCTTCTCTTCGTTCCACCAGTGCCCTGAGTTGAAGACGAGAACATCCGAGTCAACCCATTTTTTTGATTGCCAGTTGAACTCGTCGACTCTCACTGTGGTTTTGACCTCTTGCGGTGAGTGTTCAGGTGGCCGGCCAATGACGACGAGAAACGGCGTTCTGTGATACTCGACTGTGAGGTTTTGCCGAGGGAACCGCATGGAGAGAAAGCCCTTGTGTTTCGTTATGGGGTTCCCATATACTTCATAGATCTCGGACTTGTTATGTACTGCTTGTGAGAGCATGCACATGAGTGATTCCCACTGGTTTCTTCCAATTGAATCTCCCACAAACACTATCCTCCCGTTCCTACTCCTCTCCAGAAAGTCACTTGCGTTGAATCTAATTATTCAATAGGCAAaccagcaaaaaaaaacattgagtTGGTCACAGTTAGTACTAAAACATTATGGTTTAGACGAGAACAAAGATTTCTTGTGTCAGAAGAAAGTGAACAGAAGCCTAACATCTAGTTGTTACCCTAAATAAAGTCTTTGGgtgcaaacaaaaaaacagattttCACTTTAGGTATACGAGCGAGCAAAGCTTTCTTGCGTCAGAAGCAAGTGAATAGAAACCTAATATCTAGTTGTAACCCTAAATATAAGCCTTTAGGTGCAAGCAAGAAACACATTTTCACTTTAGGTATACAAGAGCAAAGCTTTCTTGTGTCAGAAGAATGTGAATAGAAGCCTAATAGGCAGTTGTAGCTCTAAATTAGCTGCAAGCAAGAAACACATCTTCACTTTAGGTATACGAAGGTAAAGCTTTCTTGTGTCAGAAGAATGTGAATATAATcctaaaatgtgtttttttgcTTTCGCCTAAAGCCTAGTATCTAGTTGTAACcctaataaaacatttttttccaaGGAATCAATACATAACTTTAGGTGCAAGCAAGAAATACATATTCACTTTTATGGAAAGTTTAACGTGGCAACATGTTTACCGTGGAAGATCGCAGCCGTGTGGTTGCCATCGCCAATCTAGATAACCGGAATCTTTTCTACCGTTCTTCCGACAACGAAACCCTGAATCAAGAAAGCGACACTCTTCTCCGTACatcaatgatgatgatgatgatgatgttcgACGAACCCATCTTCCTTTGGAGTAATCACAATCCTTTGTTAAGTTTTGCGACGAGGGCGAAAACAATCCGAAACGGAGAAGGGGCTCGAAGGAGGAAGACTCGACGAGGTTGAGGATGACGACGGTGGAGAATATGAGGACGGTAAGTGAAAAGAGGCTGACGAAGAAATGTTTCTTGATGTTGAAGACGTATGAAACTGAGCAGAGAGAGAAgagttgttgttgatgatgatccatgatctcttctttctctctttgaacAAGTCTTCTCTTTCACGTAAGCTAGAGACGTCAGACTATGATACAAATGTTTATACGAATATCATTCTTgtgtattttagataaaaaaggaataaaataaatgatgaaTATGCGTCGGTTACGTCGTGATGGAAGCTTCCTTGGCCCCACGTTCGTCTTTTACATCTTCCGGATTGTGATCAGCGACGATGATGTTGCAACTAATTGTTATTTTTGATAAAGATTATTCTATTAGTCAgtaattaatgtttttgttatGAATGGTTGACCTTGGTAAAATGATTTTCCAAGAGTTTTTGGTATAATTAAATTACTATAACGCAAACAATTATCTGGTAGTCTAATCTCGATTATGATCGTGGTCTTTGGCTGTTTGTCATCAATTTTGCTTGAATATTAATAGCATTCCTCAAGTATTTTGTGTGCAAATGTATGTGTTTTGGCTATAGCTGTTCTAGCTTTTCAGTTTTGTGAAATCGTTTTGTTTGTTGAACGTGTTGAAAACATGTCGTCAAGCTGTTACACCCTTTTGTTCTAAGCGTGTGTATATGTATTAATTATTACATCCCACTGTAGAATCGCGATCGACTACAAATATACTAGTAGTTATGGTAATCATTCATTTGGTAGAGACAATAATTTGCAGAGCATTTACCTTTATTTAAAACTAGTGGTCGCTGAAGTCTAGCATCTAACCCCTGCAAAGGCCAAAATATTAGAATCAAATATAGAACTCCAACATTTGATCTATATATCATTATCAACTTAAGTTCAGTGATAGATAAGAATTAAACAGATGCAGCATTTGGTATAGAAAAAATGCACAAACTTAATAGGCCCTTAACGAAACTTCACACGTATTAATGGGCCCTTCACAGATTCTTCAGGCCATTTCCTTAGGACTGGGCTTCACTACCAGCTCCTTATTACCATTTTACCCTTCTTCCACTCGCCTACACTTAAATACTCTCTGATCcccaaaaacaaaaaccctaaCCCTAATCCCCGCCGGAATCAGAAACAACCAGAATCAGAGATGGGGCGCGTCCGCACGAAGACGGTGAAGAAATCATCACGCCAGGTGATCGAGAAGTACTACTCGCGCATGACGCTCGACTTCCACACGAACAAGAAGATCCTCGAGGAAGTCGCCATCATCCCTTCGAAGCGTCTCCGCAACAAGATCGCCGGGTTCTCGACGCATCTCATGAAGAGGATCCAGAAGGGACCGGTCCGCGGGATCTCCCTCAAGCTCCAGGAGGAAGAGCGCGAGCGCCGCATGGACTTCGTCCCCGACGAGTCCGCCATCAAGACCGATCGCATCGAGGTCGATAAGGAGACGCTCGACATGCTCGCCTCCTTGGGGATGGGCGATATGGCGGGGGTTGTTAAGGTGGATCCAGTCTCGGCCGCTCCTGTTGCTGGTTTTGGCCGTGGAAGGAGGTTCTAGAGAATCGAGATTCGTGAGGCTTTTAATGTTTGTaccttttttatttgtttgctgAATCGTTTTAAATTGaaactttcaaaatatataagctTTAGTGTTACGTGAATGCTTCGTTAGATTCAGCTCTTGCTTGTTCACAATGGTCATGGAAACACACTCTGATGTTATCTAACTTAAGTCGGGAGCATAAGCAACATTGATGCTTCTGAAATCCTCAAAAAGAT contains these protein-coding regions:
- the LOC108818721 gene encoding splicing factor SF3a60 homolog, coding for MSSTLLEQTRSNHEEIERLERLVVQDLQTEPSSSKDRLVQGHRVRNTIHSIMRTTEKLVETYEDKDGAREDEIAALGGHTATGINVYSAFYDRLKEIREYHKKYPSGPLVDASADYEALLKVEPVISFSGEEGAGRYLDLHDLYNQYINSKFGEKVEYSVYLDVFSQPEKISRKLKFSRQYKKYMEALLEYLVNFFQRTEPLQDLDKMLSKVETDFEEQFADGKVVGWENHGQENEIPSQHSVIDLDYYTTAEELIEVGPEKLKEALGALGLKVGGTPQQRAERLFLTKDTPLEKLDRKHFAKPPPNGKQNGDAKATQEGDSAKQIALTEAKVKKLCSLLDETIERTKQNVVKKQALTYEEMEEEREGEEERAEVESDDEEGDFYNPLKLPMGWDGKPIPYWLYKLHGLGQKFECEICGNSIYMGRRAFERHFKEFQHQHGMRCLGIPNTKNFNEITSIEEAKELWKKIQERQGVNKWRPDLEEEYEDREGNIYNKKTYSDLQRQGLI
- the LOC108841896 gene encoding small RNA-binding protein 11, chloroplastic; translated protein: MAALARIGGRYLKSVGVINASPSCFLAQRRGVATKLFVGGLSFYTTEQGLSEAFSQCGQVVEAQIVMDRVSDRSKGFGFVTFASDDDARKALMEFNGQQLNGRVIFVDYAKAKQGFSGGGGGGLPIARGPPRPGEVAATTPETLNMD
- the LOC108841895 gene encoding protein trichome birefringence-like 9, with the translated sequence MDHHQQQLFSLCSVSYVFNIKKHFFVSLFSLTVLIFSTVVILNLVESSSFEPLLRFGLFSPSSQNLTKDCDYSKGRWVRRTSSSSSSLMYGEECRFLDSGFRCRKNGRKDSGYLDWRWQPHGCDLPRFNASDFLERSRNGRIVFVGDSIGRNQWESLMCMLSQAVHNKSEIYEVYGNPITKHKGFLSMRFPRQNLTVEYHRTPFLVVIGRPPEHSPQEVKTTVRVDEFNWQSKKWVDSDVLVFNSGHWWNEEKTVLAGSYFEEGRKVNKTMGAMEAFGKSLKTWKSWVLEKLDPDKTYVFFRSYSPVHYRNGTWNLGGLCDAETGPESDKRRMEPDAAHNRYIYEVIEDMRYHRHSKVKFLNITYLTEFRKDGHPSRYREGGTPVDAPQDCSHWCLPGVPDTWNEILYAQLLSMNYRAK
- the LOC108827166 gene encoding 40S ribosomal protein S17-4, translating into MGRVRTKTVKKSSRQVIEKYYSRMTLDFHTNKKILEEVAIIPSKRLRNKIAGFSTHLMKRIQKGPVRGISLKLQEEERERRMDFVPDESAIKTDRIEVDKETLDMLASLGMGDMAGVVKVDPVSAAPVAGFGRGRRF